Proteins encoded within one genomic window of Acomys russatus chromosome 5, mAcoRus1.1, whole genome shotgun sequence:
- the Mrgprf gene encoding mas-related G-protein coupled receptor member F, producing the protein MAGNCSWEAHSTNQNKMCPGMGEALELYSRGFLTIEQIAAFPPPAVTNYIFLLLCLCGLVGNGLVLWFFGFSIKRTPFSIYFLHLAGADGIYLFSKAVIALLNMGAFLGSFPDYVRRVSRILGLCTFFAGVSLLPAISTERCVSVIFPAWYWRRRPKRLSAGICALLWLLSFLVTSIHNYFCMFLGREVSPTACRNMDISLGILLFFLFCPLMVLPCLALILHVECRARRRQRSAKLNHVVLAIVSVFLVSSIYLGIDWFLFWVFQIPAPFPEYVTDLCICINSSAKPIVYFLAGRDKSQRLWEPLRVVFQRALRDGAEPGDAASSTPNTVTMEMQCPSGNAS; encoded by the exons ATGGCCGGAAACTGCTCGTGGGAGGCTCACTCCACCAATCAGAACAAG ATGTGTCCTGGGATGGGCGAAGCTCTGGAGCTCTACAGCAGAGGCTTCCTGACCATTGAGCAGATTGCTGCGTTCCCTCCACCTGCCGTCACAAACTACATCTTCCTATTGCTTTGTCTGTGCGGCCTGGTGGGCAACGGGCTGGTCCTCTGGTTTTTCGGCTTCTCCATCAAGAGGACACCCTTCTCCATCTACTTCCTGCACCTGGCCGGCGCTGATGGGATCTACCTCTTCAGCAAGGCTGTGATCGCCCTCCTGAACATGGGGGCCTTCCTGGGCTCCTTTCCCGACTACGTTCGCAGGGTGTCCCGGATCCTGGGGCTCTGCACGTTCTTTGCAGGCGTGAGCCTCCTGCCGGCCATCAGCACCGAACGATGCGTGTCCGTCATCTTTCCCGCTTGGTACTGGCGTCGGAGGCCCAAGCGCCTGTCTGCTGGGATCTGTGCCCTGCTctggctgctgtccttcctggtcACCAGCATCCACAACTATTTCTGTATGTTCCTGGGCCGCGAGGTTTCACCTACAGCCTGCCGCAACATGGATATCTCCCTGGGCATcttgctgttctttctcttctgcccacTCATGGTACTCCCCTGCCTGGCACTCATCCTGCACGTGGAGTGCCGAGCACGGCGCCGCCAGCGCTCTGCCAAGCTCAACCATGTGGTCCTGGCCattgtctctgtcttccttgtgTCCTCCATCTACTTGGGGATTGACTGGTTCCTCTTCTGGGTCTTCCAGATCCCAGCCCCCTTTCCGGAGTATGTCACTGACCTGTGTATCTGCATCAACAGCAGCGCCAAACCCATTGTCTACTTCCTGGCTGGGAGAGACAAGTCGCAACGCCTGTGGGAACCTCTCAGGGTAGTCTTCCAGCGGGCTCTACGGGATGGTGCTGAGCCGGGGGACGCTGCTAGCAGCACACCCAACACAGTCACCATGGAGATGCAGTGCCCTTCTGGGAACGCATCATGA